In one Achromobacter spanius genomic region, the following are encoded:
- the rfbB gene encoding dTDP-glucose 4,6-dehydratase has product MSILVSGGAGFIGSNFVLDWLGDSGEPVVTLDKLTYAGNPANLASLNGDLRHELVVGDIGDTKLVESLLAQHRPRAVVNFAAESHVDRSILGPGEFVQTNIVGTFNLLEVVRTYWAALPSSERAAFRFVHISTDEVYGSLAPGDAAFSETHRYEPNSPYSASKAASDHLVRAYHHTYGLPVLTTNCSNNYGPYHFPEKLIPLVIHNALGDRPLPIYGDGQQIRDWLYVKDHCSAIRAVLAGGRAGETYNVGGWNEMSNLDVVKTICRLLDELKPRTDGQPYEAQITFVKDRPGHDRRYAIDARKLERELGWKPAETFASGIRKTVRWYLDNPQWVADVTSGAYRNWMKVQYDV; this is encoded by the coding sequence ATGAGCATTCTTGTTAGCGGTGGGGCCGGTTTCATTGGCTCGAATTTCGTGCTCGATTGGTTGGGCGACTCTGGCGAACCGGTGGTCACGCTGGATAAGCTGACCTACGCGGGCAATCCCGCCAATCTGGCGTCGCTGAATGGCGATCTGCGGCATGAGCTGGTGGTGGGCGATATCGGCGACACCAAGTTGGTTGAGTCCCTGCTTGCGCAGCACCGTCCGAGGGCCGTGGTCAATTTCGCTGCAGAATCACATGTTGATCGATCCATTCTCGGGCCAGGTGAATTCGTCCAGACCAATATAGTCGGCACCTTCAATCTGCTCGAAGTGGTGCGGACCTACTGGGCCGCGCTGCCGTCTTCGGAACGTGCGGCCTTTCGCTTCGTGCACATCTCCACCGACGAGGTGTATGGCTCGCTCGCACCCGGAGACGCAGCCTTCAGCGAGACGCACCGGTACGAACCCAACAGTCCGTATTCGGCCAGCAAGGCGGCAAGTGATCATCTGGTACGCGCTTACCACCATACCTACGGGCTACCGGTGCTGACGACGAATTGCTCGAACAACTACGGCCCCTATCATTTCCCCGAGAAGCTGATTCCGCTGGTGATCCACAACGCGCTGGGCGATCGGCCGCTGCCGATCTACGGCGACGGCCAGCAGATTCGCGACTGGCTGTACGTCAAGGATCATTGCAGCGCTATCCGTGCCGTGCTGGCGGGCGGCCGGGCAGGGGAGACCTATAACGTGGGCGGCTGGAACGAAATGTCCAACCTTGACGTCGTCAAGACCATCTGCCGTCTGCTCGACGAGCTCAAGCCGCGTACGGACGGCCAGCCGTACGAGGCGCAGATCACCTTTGTCAAGGATCGCCCTGGCCACGACCGACGTTACGCCATTGATGCGCGCAAGCTGGAACGAGAGCTGGGATGGAAGCCGGCCGAGACCTTCGCGTCCGGCATCCGTAAGACAGTGC
- a CDS encoding MFS transporter encodes MAMAGVSATVVLAALDSTIISTTLPRVAEALNGMALYAWVGTGYLLATAASILIFGRLGDMFGRKPLMLVSVLIIALGSIACGLAQSMTQLIVFRTLQGVGGGMMIATAFAAPADLFPDAKQRVRWMALVSAAFAMASGIGPVLGGAATQALGWRAAFFISPIAAAGAFFLLARYFPRIRPIHDGSRKIDWVGAILLVLAVGAPLAALELAFAQGEHAHPLLGAMLAVVGVAAIAILIPTERRVKSPIFPLRVLAGQESRLLNLAAMMVGAVMFVLIFYSPLLLQQVLGYSPSEAGLLLTPLVAAISVGSIINGRMFPKQAEPQRLMVFGGLLLAGGTLMVLLISPGTSAWWILAAFFVNGCALGFLLPNLTLFMQMLSERRDVGVASALVQTTRAIGSALGTALVGIMISHGTVLNGVRAGLVLCIVLSLACALLAHRVKMKNLVTGRK; translated from the coding sequence ATGGCCATGGCGGGCGTATCGGCGACGGTGGTGCTGGCCGCGCTGGATTCCACCATCATCAGCACCACACTGCCTCGCGTGGCCGAGGCCCTGAACGGCATGGCGCTCTACGCCTGGGTGGGCACCGGCTATCTGCTGGCCACCGCGGCGTCCATCCTGATCTTTGGCCGGCTGGGCGACATGTTCGGCCGCAAACCCTTGATGCTGGTTTCCGTGCTGATCATCGCGCTGGGCTCCATCGCCTGTGGACTGGCGCAGTCCATGACCCAGTTGATCGTGTTCCGCACCTTGCAAGGGGTAGGCGGGGGCATGATGATCGCCACTGCTTTCGCGGCGCCCGCCGACCTGTTTCCCGATGCCAAGCAGCGGGTGCGCTGGATGGCGCTTGTGTCCGCCGCCTTCGCCATGGCCAGCGGAATCGGCCCGGTGCTGGGTGGCGCGGCGACCCAGGCGCTGGGATGGCGCGCGGCGTTCTTCATTTCTCCGATTGCAGCGGCCGGCGCATTTTTTCTGCTGGCCCGGTACTTCCCCCGTATCCGCCCCATTCACGACGGCAGCCGAAAGATCGACTGGGTGGGCGCCATCCTGCTGGTCTTGGCCGTGGGCGCTCCGCTCGCAGCGCTGGAACTGGCCTTTGCCCAGGGCGAACATGCCCATCCCCTGCTGGGCGCCATGTTGGCGGTGGTTGGCGTGGCCGCCATCGCCATCCTGATTCCCACTGAACGCCGCGTAAAGTCGCCCATTTTTCCGCTGCGTGTGCTGGCGGGGCAGGAATCCCGCCTGCTGAACCTGGCCGCCATGATGGTGGGCGCGGTGATGTTTGTGCTGATCTTCTATAGCCCGCTGTTGTTGCAGCAGGTGCTGGGCTATTCCCCCAGCGAAGCGGGTTTGCTGCTGACTCCGCTGGTCGCCGCGATTTCGGTGGGCAGCATCATCAATGGCCGGATGTTTCCCAAGCAGGCCGAACCACAACGCCTGATGGTGTTCGGCGGCCTGCTGCTGGCGGGCGGCACGCTGATGGTGCTGTTGATCTCGCCCGGGACGTCGGCATGGTGGATTCTTGCCGCCTTCTTCGTCAACGGCTGCGCGCTGGGATTCCTGCTTCCCAACCTGACGCTCTTCATGCAGATGCTGAGCGAACGCCGCGACGTGGGCGTGGCGTCGGCGCTGGTCCAGACCACGCGCGCGATCGGCAGCGCCTTGGGTACCGCGCTGGTGGGCATCATGATTTCACACGGCACGGTACTAAACGGAGTGCGGGCCGGCCTGGTCTTGTGTATTGTCCTGTCCCTGGCCTGTGCGCTGCTTGCGCATCGGGTCAAGATGAAGAATCTGGTCACTGGCCGGAAATAA
- a CDS encoding DMT family transporter gives MRQRNLLDLLLLAAVWGGSFLFMRLAVQDFGPIALIELRVGLAALFLLPAAIWRGKLPLIARHWKALLVVGTLNAAVPFLLYAYAAQSLGAGFLSVANAVTPVWGAVVGWLWLKDRLPWMRSLGLLIGFVGIIVLVWDKLNFQAGGTGPAVLAAVSAPVFYGIAANWTKRFLTGVDALASATGSMIAASLVLLPLAISAWPETPASMTAWISTILLAVVCTGAAYIIFFRLIANVGPTGAVSVTFLVPIFGVVWGAWLLDESITPSIALGAAIILIGTALALGLIKRRA, from the coding sequence ATGCGTCAACGCAATCTGTTGGACCTGCTGCTGCTGGCGGCGGTCTGGGGCGGCTCTTTCCTGTTCATGCGCCTTGCCGTGCAGGACTTCGGGCCCATCGCCCTGATCGAGTTGCGTGTCGGCCTGGCCGCGCTGTTCCTGCTGCCGGCGGCCATCTGGCGCGGCAAGCTGCCCTTGATTGCGCGGCACTGGAAGGCGCTGCTGGTGGTGGGCACCTTGAACGCCGCCGTGCCCTTCCTGCTGTATGCCTACGCGGCACAATCGCTGGGCGCGGGGTTCCTGTCGGTGGCCAACGCGGTGACGCCGGTATGGGGCGCGGTTGTCGGGTGGCTGTGGCTGAAAGACAGGTTGCCCTGGATGCGGTCGCTGGGCCTGTTGATTGGTTTTGTGGGCATTATCGTGCTGGTGTGGGACAAGCTGAATTTCCAGGCCGGGGGCACCGGGCCCGCCGTGCTTGCCGCCGTGTCGGCGCCCGTGTTCTACGGCATCGCCGCCAACTGGACCAAGCGTTTCCTGACCGGCGTGGACGCCTTGGCCAGCGCCACGGGCAGCATGATCGCCGCGTCGCTCGTGCTGCTGCCGCTGGCGATATCCGCCTGGCCGGAGACGCCAGCGTCGATGACCGCCTGGATCTCCACGATCTTGCTGGCTGTCGTCTGCACGGGCGCGGCCTACATCATCTTCTTCCGGCTGATCGCCAATGTGGGGCCGACCGGCGCCGTCAGCGTCACCTTCCTGGTGCCGATCTTCGGCGTGGTGTGGGGCGCGTGGTTGTTGGACGAGAGCATCACGCCGTCCATCGCGCTGGGGGCCGCCATCATTCTGATAGGGACCGCGTTGGCGTTGGGGCTGATCAAGCGCCGGGCCTGA
- the clsB gene encoding cardiolipin synthase ClsB, with translation MKTEQVKLEWTDGNHIRLLQNGADFFPALCSAIDAAQVSVHLETYIFMVDRTGSQVLECLTAAARRGVKVRVVLDGFGSAMSVEHVRAMLLDAGAQCRIFRPEPRWFARFIPSRSRLRRLHRKVSIVDGRIAFIGGINVIDDYDDLDPTDGISAPRFDFAVQVEGPLVTEAAYAQDLLWVRLNWARLRRHPRDWSRMRLTKPHHAPVEPCGTLRAALVLRDNLRYRQTFERAYLYGITQARRDILIANAYFFPGRQFRRALAKAAARGVRVRLLLQGKVEYRMQYHATRSLYDQLLRDGIEIFEYMPGYLHAKVAVIDNVATVGSSNLDPFSLLLAREANVVIDSQPFAWDLQERLETAIREGGRFIRPLDYQRRGWLRRWVDAVSYTLLRIGVALTGSSDKY, from the coding sequence GTGAAGACCGAGCAGGTCAAGCTGGAATGGACGGACGGCAACCACATCCGCTTGTTGCAGAACGGCGCCGACTTCTTCCCCGCGCTGTGTTCGGCTATCGATGCCGCGCAGGTCAGCGTGCATCTGGAAACCTATATTTTCATGGTGGACCGCACCGGTTCGCAGGTGCTGGAGTGCCTGACGGCGGCGGCGCGGCGCGGCGTCAAAGTGCGGGTGGTGCTGGATGGCTTCGGCAGCGCCATGAGCGTCGAGCACGTGCGCGCGATGCTGCTGGACGCAGGTGCCCAATGCCGCATCTTCCGGCCTGAACCGCGCTGGTTCGCTCGCTTTATTCCGTCGCGCAGCCGGCTGCGACGGCTGCATCGCAAGGTCAGCATTGTGGATGGACGCATTGCGTTCATCGGCGGCATCAACGTCATCGACGATTACGATGATTTGGATCCCACGGACGGCATATCCGCGCCGCGCTTTGATTTCGCGGTGCAGGTGGAAGGCCCGCTCGTCACCGAAGCGGCCTATGCGCAGGACTTGCTGTGGGTGCGCTTGAACTGGGCGCGGTTGCGGCGCCATCCGCGCGACTGGAGCCGCATGCGGCTCACCAAGCCGCACCATGCGCCGGTTGAACCTTGCGGCACATTGCGCGCGGCGCTGGTGCTGCGTGACAACCTGCGGTATCGCCAGACGTTCGAACGCGCGTATCTGTATGGCATCACGCAGGCGCGCCGCGATATCTTGATCGCCAACGCCTATTTCTTTCCAGGACGCCAGTTCCGCCGCGCGCTGGCCAAAGCCGCCGCGCGCGGTGTGCGGGTGCGGCTGCTGTTGCAGGGCAAGGTCGAATACCGCATGCAGTACCACGCCACCCGTTCCCTGTACGACCAACTGCTGCGCGACGGCATCGAGATCTTCGAGTACATGCCGGGATACCTGCACGCCAAAGTTGCCGTCATTGATAACGTGGCCACGGTGGGCTCGTCCAACCTGGATCCGTTCAGCCTGCTATTGGCGCGCGAGGCCAACGTCGTCATCGACAGCCAGCCCTTTGCGTGGGACCTGCAAGAACGCCTGGAAACGGCCATCCGCGAAGGCGGCCGCTTCATCCGGCCCTTGGATTACCAGCGCCGGGGATGGTTGCGGCGCTGGGTGGACGCGGTGTCTTACACGCTGCTGCGTATAGGTGTGGCGTTGACGGGGTCGTCGGATAAATACTGA
- a CDS encoding endonuclease/exonuclease/phosphatase family protein: MSLIRVVSYNIHKGRSALGRLDSLNELRLGLYGLRPDLVFLQEVQGRNEQRSLLHAQHESLAAALRLDVAYGRNAIRHATDHGNALLSRFPILDHENLDISDHRLEQRGLLHARIDVGDRPVHCFVVHLGLFAGSRTRQVLALTERIRRMVPDGEPILIAGDFNDWNDRLAPLFVQQLGLYEVFSHAPRSHGGELPRLRDSVKRLSNALRGLPNGGLSVMERTNQLGMGGSARMLQPPPRTFPAVFPWFRLDRIYQRGFAVRSARVLRGREWARLSDHSPLLAELELP; the protein is encoded by the coding sequence ATGTCGCTCATCCGTGTCGTCAGCTACAACATTCACAAGGGCCGTTCGGCATTGGGCCGGCTCGACTCCCTGAATGAACTTCGCTTGGGGCTGTATGGCCTGCGCCCCGACCTGGTCTTCCTGCAGGAAGTTCAGGGCCGCAACGAGCAACGATCCTTGCTTCACGCGCAACACGAATCGCTTGCCGCCGCCTTGCGGCTAGATGTGGCCTACGGCCGCAATGCCATCCGCCACGCCACGGACCATGGCAACGCGCTGCTCTCGCGCTTTCCCATTCTTGATCACGAAAATCTCGACATCTCCGACCACCGCCTGGAGCAACGCGGCCTGCTGCACGCGCGCATCGACGTGGGCGACCGCCCGGTGCATTGCTTTGTGGTGCATCTGGGCCTGTTTGCCGGCAGCCGTACGCGTCAGGTGCTGGCCTTGACCGAGCGGATCCGGCGCATGGTGCCGGACGGCGAGCCCATTCTGATCGCGGGAGATTTCAACGATTGGAATGACCGCCTGGCGCCGTTGTTCGTTCAACAGTTGGGGCTGTACGAAGTGTTTTCCCATGCGCCGCGCAGCCATGGCGGTGAATTGCCGCGCTTGCGCGATTCGGTCAAACGGCTGAGCAACGCGCTGCGCGGCTTGCCCAATGGCGGCTTATCCGTCATGGAACGCACCAACCAACTGGGCATGGGCGGCAGCGCGCGCATGCTGCAGCCGCCGCCTCGCACCTTTCCGGCCGTGTTTCCGTGGTTTCGCCTGGACCGCATCTACCAGCGCGGGTTTGCCGTGCGCAGCGCGCGGGTATTGCGCGGGCGGGAGTGGGCGCGGCTGTCGGATCACTCCCCCTTGCTGGCGGAGCTGGAACTTCCGTGA